Below is a window of Ralstonia nicotianae DNA.
CTCCATGAAAGCGCGAGGGTGGGCAGGCGGGGGACGCACGGCCGCCACGCGGCTTCGTCGGCATGGCCGTGATCCGGTCGTCCGGCCGTTGCCCGCAGATGCCGGGCTCGCGGAGACGGGGTGTTCCTCTTCTTTTTGATTGCCGCCGGCAGGAGGAAAACCCGGTTTGCATGCATATGGGCAGATTTCGTGGATGTCGGCGACTCGAACATCCAAACCTGCATGCGTTTTGAATGACGCCGATTTTCGAATGGCAGATCGGATTTCCGCTGGATCCGTCGTGCAGTCATGCGCGGTCCGACTGCGATGCCGCGGCCTGCCCGGTCCCGGGAAATACCAAGGCCGACGCCGGCAGGGGCAATCGCGGACCGGTAAAACGCAGCGACTCGGCTGCGTACGATGTGCCCGTGAGGGGAAACCTTTCCTTGCTCAGGAATCCGACCGGCACATAACGAAAAATATTGTCGCGATCAGATTTAAGTGGAATTTTGTTGGTTTACTGACATCGCTCTGTCAAAAATACAGGGTATGGCGTCAACCGTGTAAAAGGGGACGTATGCCGACTTGGTCTATCGAACGGTATCGGGGGTGCTCGATCCATGTGCTGGCCGTGCCTGGCGGTGGCGGTTTTCAGTACGCCTACACCGGATTCGTCTGCTCGCCCAAATCAGACGCGATGGCGTATCCGGATCTGCAGCGCTTCCATCACGTGTCGGCGGCGTTCGATTCCGCCGGCGAGGCGATTTCGGCGGGCATGGAAGCAGGGCGCGCCATCATCGAGGGCTGGCTCGGCGCGCATCCCGTGCCGGTTGGCCGCAGAGGCGAGCGCAGGGGCGCGGTCGCGCTGCGGGTTTGACGCTCGTCGCCGTGAGCCGTGTTCCGTGATTCAGCTGCCGTGCTCCGCAAGCACGGCGGGGTGGCCGGGCGTCGTTTTCGGGGCGTTCTCCGCCTCCGCGCCGGTGGGCATGGTGCGGTTGCGTCCCTGCGTCTTGGCGCGATAGAGCTGGGTGTCCGCCGCCTGGGTCAGGGTCTCGGCACGGTCGCCCGACAGCGCGGGCGTGTCGGTGGCCGCGCCGATGCTCACGCTCAGGATGCCGGCCGGCCCCTGCGCGTGCGGAATATGCAGGGCTAGCACGGCCTGGCGGATGTGCTCCGCGACCGCGATCGCACCCTCCAGATCCGTGTGCGGCAGCACGATACAGAATTCTTCGCCCCCATAGCGCGCGGCGAGATCGCCGGATCGGCTGGCATGGGCCTGGATGCAGCGGGCGACGGCCTTGAGGGCGGTGTCGCCGCCCAGGTGACCGTAGTGATCGTTGTAGGGCTTGAAGGCGTCGACGTCGATCATCAGCACGGACACCGGCCAGCGCTCGCGCAGGGCGCGCTTCCACTCCTTGTCCAGGAAGGCATCCAGGGCGCGCCGGTTGGGCAGGCCGGTCAGCGCATCGGTGATCGCCAGTTCCGCATGCCGGCGGCCTGCCGCGAGCCGCTTTTCCAGCTGCTTGGCGAACTGGTAGGCCAGCGCCATCGTGACGAGATTGAACACCGCGACGAGCAGGCCGATCGCCCAGGCCCGCGATGTCCAGTTGGCATAGATGTCTTCGGTCGCGGCGCCGACGGCAACGTAGAGCGGGTAGTGTCCGATGCGCCGGTAGGTATAGAGCCGCTCGATGCCGTCGCGCACCGATTTGCCCAGGTAGAGGCCATCCGTCGTGTCGATGACCCGCTTCAGCGCTTCGGGACTGCGTTTTTCTGCCGCGCCGGCGGCCGGCGGGGCCGGGCGGCGCGCGATCAGGGTGCCGTCGGCGTAGAACAGCGCGATCGCGCCCTTGGGGCCGAGCGTCATGCCCGAGAACAGGCGATTGAAATAGCTGATGCGCAGCGCCCCCGAAACCACCCCGGCGAACTTGCCCTGTGCGTCGTTCAGGCGCCGGCTGACCGTGATGGAGGCGCCATAGCCCGTGCGCGCCTCGAGCGGCTTGCTGATGAGAACGGCCGTGCTGTCGATGCGGGCCTGCTGCTGGAAATAGTCGCGGTCGCCGATGTGGATGTTGCGTGCGGGCTCGGCCTTCGAGTCCAGGACCACCTGGCCCCGGGCGTCCGTGACGAGGATGGAGCCGAGATCCCGCGCCTGCGCGACACCGTCGAACAGGACGAGGCGGCGGATATGGTTGGACACCTGGTGGACTTCGGGATCCGCCAGCCGTTCGAGCACCGTTTCCACGGACAGCGAATAGAGCTCCAGATTGCGCGCGACATCCCGCTCGATGATGAGGGCGATGTTGGCGCCGGCGTCCTTGGCGCATTTCAAGGCGTCGAGCCGCATCTCATAGAGCGACAAGGCGGCCCCGGCACTGACGGTCAGCGAGAAGAGCAGGGCCGTGCCGATGAGACGGGCGGGCGTGTTGATCGAGAAAATGGACATGACGTCTCAGCGGCGCGCTGGAACTCTGGAGCGGGGGCTCTGGACGCTATCGACAAAGGTGCGCCCTTCTTTAGCGCGCCGTACCCGTCGATGGCGGAAGCGGGGAAGCCGGTTGCGTGGGCAGGTCTACGATGTCTTGCGGTACGGCCTGGAAAGGCGGCCTGGCGGCGGGTCGCTGAGTGTCCGGCAGCCTTGGGCGGGGGCGGGGTCAGTCGATGATGTCCGCGCAGGCATCGGTCGGCGCGGCCGCGACGTGGCCCACCAGCGGCACCATCTTCAGCCCGGCCGAGGCGACGCGGCACGGTGCGGCAGCCACGCCGCAGCCGGAGAGCAGGACGACAACCAGCAGGGACAGTCCGGAGAGGAGACGTTTCATGTTCGTCGAGGCGAAGAATGCGCAGGGAGCGATGGCCGTCGGAAAGGGCCGGCCTGGATTGTCGCAGAGTCTGGCGTGGCCGGCACGCCGGATCGGTGCGCGTGGTCTGGGGCTGGCGATCTGCATGGCCATGCCCGTCGCTTTTGCGCAAATGCCGCCCGCGTCGGGGCCGTCCGGCGTGCCGGGCCGGGACCTGCGCAATGGGGTCAGCGCTCCGTTCGTCCAGATCAGCCAGGACGTGCCGGACTGCTCCGTCCCGCGTGACCCCTTGCCGGCGGGGGCCCAGGCGCGCGGCCAGCCGCACGATCGCACCGAGCGCGGCAACAACTGCTGCCACCCCGGCGGCCATGCCACTGACCCGGAGATCGCCGGCGCCGCGCAGCAGCGGCTGCGCAACGATCCGCGCCTGCGCGACAGTACGCTGTGGATCGCGGTGCAGGACCATGTCATCGCGCTCCAGGGCTGTGCCGCGTCGGCACGCCAGATCGACTACGTGGCGGAAGTGCTGCGCCAGCTCCCGGACGTGCAGCATGTCACGGTCGACGTGGCTGTGCGGCGTCCGGGGGCGGCGGCCATGCCCCGGTAGCGATTGGTGCGTTGCACCAAATGTGCGGTAGAAAGACTGTTCGAATATCGAACATATTGTGCGCCGCGCTGGAAAACAACAGGTGTCCAGATCAGCCGGATCGGCGCCATGCCTCGTCATGCCTGATACGAGACTGTAGAACGTGCCGCTACGCGGGTTTCTCAAGAATTGTTGATTGCACAACAATAAATTGTTTTTCTGGATATTTATTGTCTTGAAATGGTCGCCTACGATGGGTGCATCACTCTGCGGCGCCGCAGCGAAAACGTCCTCGGGACGGCTGCCGGACGCGCTGCGCCCCCACCGGAAAGGACCCATCATGAAAGCCCAACGCACCCTGATCGCCCTCGCCTCCGTGCCGGCTCTGGCGGCTGCCCAGTTCGATGTCTATACGCAGGGCGCGAAGGCTGGCGAGCGCTTCGATGTCTACACGCAGGGCGCCAAGGTGAACGGCAAGTTCGACACCTACACGGAAGGCGCCAAGGCCGGCAGCAAGTTCGATCCGTACACGGATGGTGCGCTTGCCCGCGTCGGCAAGTTCGATACCTACACCGAAGGCGCGAAGGCCGGCAGCAGGTTCGACCCATACACGGACGGTGCGCTCGCTCGCGCCGGCAAGTTCGATACCTATACCGAAGGTGCCAAGGCCGGCAGCAAGTACGATCCGTACACGGATGGCGCCCTGGCCTGAGCCGCGCTCCGGCGTGACCGCGCCGTTTTCAAGCCTGCAACGCCCGCATTGATGCGGGCGTTTCTTTTTGGCCGTTGCGCCTGAATCTGCCCGGTGCCATCGCGCTCGGGCCGCTGTTTCCCGGTCTCGCGGCCCACGGTCCGAGCCTCGCGGCCGCGTTGCAATCGGAACCCCGGTTGCCCACACTGATTGCAGTGCCGCTCCGGAGCCTGCCAATGGATTCAGTGCTCGATTGCCTGGAACACTGGGCGCGACTGCAGCCGGAAAACGTCCTGTTCGAGTTCCGCGATATCGCAGGGGCGGCTGTTGCGAGGCACACCTACGGGTCGATGCTTGCGGCAGTCGATGGCCTGGCTGCGCGGTTGCTGGAGCACGGCCGCTTCCGGCATGGCGACCGCGTGCTGCTGGCGCATGGGCCGGGGCTGGGCACCATCGTCTCTCTGCTGGGCTGCGCGCGGGCCGGGTTGATTGCGGTGCCCGTCGCCCTCCCGGCACGCGCGGACGATGCGGCCATGCGCCGGCTGCGGGCGATCGCCGCAAATTGCTCGGCCGTGGCGGTCTTGTCGGAAGGCGCGCAGCTGCATCGCTTGCGTGATTTGCTGGCGGCCTGCCCTGAGACGGCGGGCCTTGCCGTGCAGGACAGCGCAGCGGGATCGCCGGACGGGGCGGCCGGGCGATCGGGCGTGCTGCGTCGCGCTGTGGGCGCCGCGTCGCAACCCGTGCTGTTCCTGCAATACACCTCGGGCTCCACGGGCCGCCCGCGGGGCGTGGTGGTGTCGCACCGCAACGTCATCGCGAATGCCGGCGCCACGGTCGAGGGCTCGCCCGTCGGCGTGTCGTGGCTGCCGGCGCACCATGACATGGGGCTGATCGGCTACACCCTGTTTCCTCTCGTATCGGGCGGCGCCAGTTACGGCATGGCGCCGGCGGACTTTCTGCATACGCCGGCCGCCTGGCTGCGCCTGATCTCGGAAGTCCGCGCCACGCACACGTCGGCGCCCGACTTCGGCTACGACTATTGCCTGCGGCCCGGCAAGATCGACGATGGCGAGATCGCGGGGATCGACCTCGGCTGCCTGCGCGCGATGATGAGCGGAGGCGAGCGGGTGCGGCCCGCGACGATACGGCGCTTTCTGGAGCGCTTCGCCCGGTACGGGCTGCGGCGCGAGGCGTGCGTCGCGTCCTATGGGCTGGCCGAGGCCACGCTCAATGTCGCGCACGAGGGACGCGGCAGTCTGTGCTTTTCGCGCGAGGCGCTGCGCGGACATCGCGCCGTGATCGCCGCGCCCGGCGAGGCGTCGGTCGAGATCGCGAGCTGCGGCAGGCCGGCGCCGGGCGTGGTGGTGTCGATTGCGCCCGCGAAGGGCGCGGTCATCGACGCGGCCGGCGCCCCGGCCGCGAACGGGCAGGCGCATGCGGCGGTCGCGATGGCGCCGGAAGATCCGTCCGGCGCCAGGGTGGGAGAAATCTGCGTGCAGGGCGAGAGCGTCACCGCCGGCTACTGGAACGACGCCGCGCCGGCGGGGGGTGCGCTGCGTACCGGCGACCTCGGCTTCCTCTGGCAAGGCGAGCTCTATGTCTGCGGGCGCCAGAAGGAGTTGATGATCGTAGCGGGCGCCAATTTCTATCCGGAGGACGTGGAGGAGGCGGTGCACGCCAGCGGCGCCGCGGTGCGCCCGCGCGGCGTCTGCGCGTTCCAGGATGCGCAGGGCCAGGTGATCCTGCTGGCGGAGCCGCGCCGCGTGGAGGCCTTGCCCGACCCGGCCGAGCTGGCCCAGGCGGCGCGGCGCGCGGCGGGCCTGATGCCGGACCGGGTCGAGCTGGTGGCGCCGCGCAGCATCGCGCTGACGACCTCCGGCAAGCTGGCCCGCGCCGAGACGCGCGCGGCCTGGGCGGCGGGCGCGCTGCGGGTGCTGGCGAGCCATCGGTGCGGCGCCGCGCCGGGCCTGGTGCCCGAGGGCCGGCAATATGCCTCCTGGCGACAGGGCTTGCGGGATGT
It encodes the following:
- a CDS encoding diguanylate cyclase, producing MSIFSINTPARLIGTALLFSLTVSAGAALSLYEMRLDALKCAKDAGANIALIIERDVARNLELYSLSVETVLERLADPEVHQVSNHIRRLVLFDGVAQARDLGSILVTDARGQVVLDSKAEPARNIHIGDRDYFQQQARIDSTAVLISKPLEARTGYGASITVSRRLNDAQGKFAGVVSGALRISYFNRLFSGMTLGPKGAIALFYADGTLIARRPAPPAAGAAEKRSPEALKRVIDTTDGLYLGKSVRDGIERLYTYRRIGHYPLYVAVGAATEDIYANWTSRAWAIGLLVAVFNLVTMALAYQFAKQLEKRLAAGRRHAELAITDALTGLPNRRALDAFLDKEWKRALRERWPVSVLMIDVDAFKPYNDHYGHLGGDTALKAVARCIQAHASRSGDLAARYGGEEFCIVLPHTDLEGAIAVAEHIRQAVLALHIPHAQGPAGILSVSIGAATDTPALSGDRAETLTQAADTQLYRAKTQGRNRTMPTGAEAENAPKTTPGHPAVLAEHGS
- a CDS encoding DUF6726 family protein, translating into MKRLLSGLSLLVVVLLSGCGVAAAPCRVASAGLKMVPLVGHVAAAPTDACADIID
- a CDS encoding BON domain-containing protein codes for the protein MFVEAKNAQGAMAVGKGRPGLSQSLAWPARRIGARGLGLAICMAMPVAFAQMPPASGPSGVPGRDLRNGVSAPFVQISQDVPDCSVPRDPLPAGAQARGQPHDRTERGNNCCHPGGHATDPEIAGAAQQRLRNDPRLRDSTLWIAVQDHVIALQGCAASARQIDYVAEVLRQLPDVQHVTVDVAVRRPGAAAMPR
- a CDS encoding thioester reductase domain-containing protein; this encodes MDSVLDCLEHWARLQPENVLFEFRDIAGAAVARHTYGSMLAAVDGLAARLLEHGRFRHGDRVLLAHGPGLGTIVSLLGCARAGLIAVPVALPARADDAAMRRLRAIAANCSAVAVLSEGAQLHRLRDLLAACPETAGLAVQDSAAGSPDGAAGRSGVLRRAVGAASQPVLFLQYTSGSTGRPRGVVVSHRNVIANAGATVEGSPVGVSWLPAHHDMGLIGYTLFPLVSGGASYGMAPADFLHTPAAWLRLISEVRATHTSAPDFGYDYCLRPGKIDDGEIAGIDLGCLRAMMSGGERVRPATIRRFLERFARYGLRREACVASYGLAEATLNVAHEGRGSLCFSREALRGHRAVIAAPGEASVEIASCGRPAPGVVVSIAPAKGAVIDAAGAPAANGQAHAAVAMAPEDPSGARVGEICVQGESVTAGYWNDAAPAGGALRTGDLGFLWQGELYVCGRQKELMIVAGANFYPEDVEEAVHASGAAVRPRGVCAFQDAQGQVILLAEPRRVEALPDPAELAQAARRAAGLMPDRVELVAPRSIALTTSGKLARAETRAAWAAGALRVLASHRCGAAPGLVPEGRQYASWRQGLRDVLGRYGAAGPVNAALPLSALGIDSLGLASIQVELEALLRQHGSGAVAEALDAPLLQQVSLNGLLAALAPLDRGRAEGAPQALASIEQLKAAFDSAVGSRMQADLQLDTQPLPQARASLPAEPGRAGTAILLTGATGFFGPFLLHALLRQTARDVMVLVRARDPEHAMERIDDALRRAYLPSPAPRTRVRAVCGDLALPRFGLADEAWDRLAAETAEVFHNGACVNYVMTYDAMRPANVEGTRSVLRLARHGGARRTVHLVSSTFIFGWSARGVLLETDCNAAMQALDFGYAQTKWVAEQMAMAARADGLDVRIYRPSLISVSTRGAGDTDDVALRMLAFMIRHGVAVDTPNQLSIVAADVIAHNMVGISRNAASASALHFTADRYYSMTELTRVIERDYGATFRYYDIPRFIDELNRRCSDRDPVFPLLDFFNRSADKIAAMQLKRYSSEHYQQARAALADPMMDPSLAQTAAYLMRYLRERGWVEPAPVLPH